TCAGGATACGCTGTCCAACCTCTTTGCAGGGGTACATATCCTTGTGGAAAAATCGGTCAGTGTCGGAGACTTCATCAAACTTGAGACCGGACAGGAAGGGTGCGTTGATGATATCACATGGAGGACTACCCGAATCAGGATGCCCAACAATAACATGGTTATCATACCTAACAGTAAACTCTCTCAAAGTATTGTGACAAATTACAATCTTCCTGAAAAGAGTATGTCACTCGCAATCCCCATCGGGGTCAGCTATTCTTCGGAACCTGAAAAGGTCGAGCAGATTCTGATCGAAGAGGCAACAAAGGCCGTTGGTCATATCCCCGGGCTGCTCGGAAATCCTGGGCCTGCTGTACGGTTTATCCCTGGTTTTGGAGAGAGCTCCCTTAATTTCACCCTCGTATGTCAGGTGAAGGAGTTTACGGACCAGTTTCCTGTTCAGCACGAACTGAGAAAGATTATACTTAAGAGGTTCAGGGAAGAAGGGATAGAGATACCTTTTCCGCACAGGACAGTCTATCTCCGGGAGGAAGATGAGTGGAAAAAACAGGAATCTTCGGGTTCCGGTAATTCGTAAATAACAAGAACGTCCTCATTCTTGCCCACCCTCATTTTTGGGGGTGGGCAAGGCAATTCGCCCCCCTGACGCCTGAGATTTTGGAGAAATGAAAGTTTCCTGTTGACAGCAAAATCTCATCCTGCTACCGTAACCTCATAAAAGCAAGTTCCTGGTGTGCAACGAGGTAAAAATAAATAATGGAATGGTGGATCTGGATTCTGCTCGGTCTTGCACTATTATTGGGGGAGCTGCTTACACCAGGCGGTTTCTATATTATTTTTTTCGGCATCGGTGCCATAGTGGTGGGTACACTTGCCGGTTTTGGTGTAGCGGGTCCTGCCTGGTTTCAGGTTATTCTATTCTGTGTAGCCTCGGTTGTCACCCTCGGGTTGTTTCGCGGACGGCTTCTCCAACTGACTTACGTAGAAAGCCGGGACGACATCGACAGCCTGGTTGGCGAAACAGCGGTCATGATGGAGGAAGTCCCGGTTAACAACGTTGGCAAAGCCGAGATGCGCGGGACATCCTGGAGTGCGCGTAACATTGGAGAGCGAACCTTGTCGCTCGGAGAGCGCTGTAAAGTGGAACGCGTTGAAGGCCTCACAATCTTCGTCCGCGCCGAACAAAAGTGAAACGGAGGAAACCATGGGCGTATTAAGTGTCGTCATCATATTGGCAGTTGTAATTATGGTTATCGTCGCCAAGACGGCCGTAGTAGTTCCGCAACAGAGTGCATACGTAGTTGAACGACTGGGAAAATACAGCGGCACGCTCAGCGCCGGGTTTCATATTCTCATCCCCTTCCTCGACGTGGTTCGCTACAGACATTCTTTGAAAGAGCAGGCCATAGATATACCGCCCCAGGTTTGTATAACAAGGGATAATGTGCAGGTTTCCGTTGATGGTGTGCTTTACCTGAAGACTCTTAACCCCGAGCGTGCTTCCTATGGTATCGGCGACTATATCTTCGGTATCACCCAGCTCGCCCAAACGACACTGCGCAGCGAGCTCGGTAAGATTGAGTTGGACCGCACCTTTGAAGAACGGACCAACATCAACACCCAGGTTGTCAGTGAACTGGACAAAGCCTCCGAGCCGTGGGGCATCAAAGTCATGCGCTATGAGATAAAGAATATTACGCCGCCTCAGGATATCCTTGCGGCAATGGAGAAACAGATGCGCGCAGAGCGGGAAAAACGGGCGCTCATTTTGACCTCCGAGGGACAAAGAGATGCCGCCATCAACAGTGCTGAGGGCGAGAAACAACAGGCGATCAAGGCCTCCGAGGGGAAGAAACAGCAGCAAATCAACGAAGCCGAAGGTCAGGCGGCAGCCATTCTCGCCATCGCTGATGCCACAGCTAACGGGATACGCAAGGTCGCCGAAGCGATTCAGCATCCAGGTGGGTTTGAGGCGGTGCAACTACGTGTCGCCGATAATTATCTGACTCAGTTCGGTAAACTTGCACAGGAAGGAAATACCATGATCTTGCCGGCTACCCTGAGTGATGTGGGCTCAATGGTCTCACTCGCAATGAACGTTATTCGACGCCAGGGCACGGGCAGCGCTGACGGGACAGGCAAATCGTAAGGTCCGGGATCGCTCCTCTATGTGGATGAACCCACTTATTACTTTTTGCAGCTTACTGTGAAGAAGCAGTCAAATCCTCGGAAGAAATCAGACCCATAGAACTGGACATCCTGTCTTTACAATCAGAGATCGGGGCCCGTGAGCTTGAACTGTCACCGGCCATTTATCGGCGGGACGATCGTATCCACTGTCTTCACGCTGTTCGTGGTTCCATGCGTTTATATCCTGCTGAGCCGTTTTGAAATGAATAAAAGGGCATGAACTGGCGAAGTGCCGGTAAATTGGATATAGTTGTATATATATGTATAAACTATTGCTCATTACATTGGGGCTTTTATGCGTTGGTCTGGCTGTTCTCGGCATATTCCTTCCGGTGTTGCCTACAACCCCTTTCCTGCTGCTGGCCCTTGCCTGTTTTGCAAAATCTTCAATAAAACTTCATCACTGGCTTTTGACAAATAAGACATTCGGCCCGCTTATCAAACAGTGGCATGAGACAAGGAGTATGCCCAGGAAGGCAAAGGTCTATGCGATCTTCTCTATTTTTATAGTAGGAGGTACATCGCTTATTTCTGTGGATACGTTTATCCTGAAACTGCTCTTAATTGCGGCACTCGTATTACCTGTTGTTATTATACTGAAAATCAAGACCACGGAGTCCTTGTAAGCCTTCTATCGAAGTTAAACTCTGAAATCAGTGCGTTGAGATTATCCGCTCCACATCAGCCCGTTCAAGCATCTCTTCCTTCATCAGAGCCTCTGCAAGGAGTTGAGTGACACCCATCGCCATACCGCGCAGGATGATACTGACCTTGTATATGCGAGCTCGTCCTTGTTTGACAGCGAAAATTAATCATGTTATCTTATCACTGCAAAAAACCGCCGGCTCGAGCTGTAACATCGCCATCCTCCTCTTCACACATCCGGCGAGAGAGCGGTTTACGATTGTTTTTTAGAGACGTCTCCTTCCCTG
The DNA window shown above is from Nitrospirota bacterium and carries:
- a CDS encoding YbaN family protein; the encoded protein is MYKLLLITLGLLCVGLAVLGIFLPVLPTTPFLLLALACFAKSSIKLHHWLLTNKTFGPLIKQWHETRSMPRKAKVYAIFSIFIVGGTSLISVDTFILKLLLIAALVLPVVIILKIKTTESL
- a CDS encoding NfeD family protein; the encoded protein is MEWWIWILLGLALLLGELLTPGGFYIIFFGIGAIVVGTLAGFGVAGPAWFQVILFCVASVVTLGLFRGRLLQLTYVESRDDIDSLVGETAVMMEEVPVNNVGKAEMRGTSWSARNIGERTLSLGERCKVERVEGLTIFVRAEQK
- a CDS encoding mechanosensitive ion channel, whose protein sequence is MDSNLKGILIPSATTILSIAVLLVLRNIAFGILNKWARMTETDIDDIIIRSFKTPSIYWIIAIGLYIGVAISGLPEKYIFYLSKTIHVIVILSVTVATANLSGKIFTTYIQKSKLPIPTTGLANVILKGVILILGLLIALSVIGISITPFLTALGVGGLAVALALQDTLSNLFAGVHILVEKSVSVGDFIKLETGQEGCVDDITWRTTRIRMPNNNMVIIPNSKLSQSIVTNYNLPEKSMSLAIPIGVSYSSEPEKVEQILIEEATKAVGHIPGLLGNPGPAVRFIPGFGESSLNFTLVCQVKEFTDQFPVQHELRKIILKRFREEGIEIPFPHRTVYLREEDEWKKQESSGSGNS
- a CDS encoding paraslipin; protein product: MGVLSVVIILAVVIMVIVAKTAVVVPQQSAYVVERLGKYSGTLSAGFHILIPFLDVVRYRHSLKEQAIDIPPQVCITRDNVQVSVDGVLYLKTLNPERASYGIGDYIFGITQLAQTTLRSELGKIELDRTFEERTNINTQVVSELDKASEPWGIKVMRYEIKNITPPQDILAAMEKQMRAEREKRALILTSEGQRDAAINSAEGEKQQAIKASEGKKQQQINEAEGQAAAILAIADATANGIRKVAEAIQHPGGFEAVQLRVADNYLTQFGKLAQEGNTMILPATLSDVGSMVSLAMNVIRRQGTGSADGTGKS